Within Winogradskyella helgolandensis, the genomic segment CATAAATAACAATACCTGAAAATCACCTAAATTTTTAAAGGATTCTCCTCCTGAATTCATAACATTAGAAACACCAAACTCAACATAAGGCATCACTAGCGCATATATAACACCAATAACAAAAGCTATAGCATAAGATTGCGCTCTCAAAACAATGGTCATTTCATCTTCAAGTTTATCTTTAGACAAAGACATAATTAACATACCGACTAAAAGGAATTTCTGTAATACTAATTTTAACCACACCGTGTCTCCATCCATTGCAAAAGCACGGACAAACATCATCACAATGGACAATAATACCACAGTAATACCAATCGTCATAAACTGATGCGGTAGCCTAAAATGAATAAGCTTATAAAACGTATTCCGTTCGCATTCCATAATTTTATCTGTTTTCATAATTGACAAATTTATTTTATATTAAGTAAAAATAACTTTACTATATGACAAATATACTTTACATTTTTAATTTAAACAAAGTATTATGTAAAAAATTAATAGTATTTATAATCTTAACGAAATAAACTCCGCATAAATTATGAAAACTCAAAAACCAATCGTAAATTTGCGATAAGAAATATGAAAAGAAGTTTAGAAACTATAGAATATAAAGAAAATACTGAAGCCTTAGCAAAGTTTGCTAAAGCATTAGGCCACCCAACACGTATTGCCATATTGAAGCATCTAGAAAGTCAATCGTGTTGTTTCACCGGAGATTTAGTCGATGTGTTTCCGTTGGCACAATCTACAGTATCACAACACTTAAAAGAATTAAAAAACGCGGGTTTAATTCAAGGTGAATTAAAATCGCCTAAAATAAAATACTGTATTAATCAAGAAAACTGGAAGATTGCAAAATCCTTGTTTCAAGATTTTTTTGATTGATATTTTTTTAATAATCATATCGCTTATTGGCGATAAACAAATAATACTATTATGAGTAGAGTAATTAAAATATTAGGAACTGGTTGTCCAAAATGTAAATCGATGACTAGTGTTGTAAAAGAGGTCGTTTCAGAAAATAACGTTGATGCTACCATTGAAAAAGTTGAAGATATTATGGAAATCATGAAATTCAATGTCATGTCCACACCTGCCTTGGTCATCGATGATGTGATTACTATTAAAGGTCGAGTACCTTCAAAAGCTGAAGTATTGGCACTGTTAAATTAAAATGCACTGTTATGAATTATCAAGTCAACGCTTCTTCGCTTTTCAATGAAGATGCTGTTATTCATATAAAAGCATCGGACATCGCTTTTGGCACCACATCAAAAACTGCTGACATTTTACCCAATCCGGCAGAATTATTCTTAGGATCATTTGCAGCGTGTATGCTTAAAAATGTGGAGCGTTTTTCTGCAATGATGAAATTCGATTACACAAAAACAACACTCCATGTGAGTGCCACACGTCTAGAGCATCCACCACGAATGGAAAACATTAGCTATGATTTAACCATTTACACCAACGACGAAAAATTGAATGTCGATTTGCTAAAAAAGAACATTGAAAAACACGGAACCATCTACAATACTATAAAACTAGCCTGTTCTATTTCTGGTTCTATTAAAACACAAAACGATGTTTGATTGGTTACAACATTTCGCCGATTGGTTAATCTATTCTGTATTTGGAATTGAGGCAGAAACACATTTAGGAATTGCCCTTAACTTCTTTGTATACGATACCATAAAAATTCTGATTCTGCTTTTCGTTATCGTTTTCATCATGGGTATTGTGAATACATATTTTCCTGTTGAACGCCTAAAAGATTATCTGAATAGAAAAAAACTCTACGGTTTAGAATACTTTTTTTCTTCGATTTTTGGAGCCATAACACCATTTTGTTCCTGCTCTTCTGTGCCCCTTTTTATTGGTTTTGTACAAGGTGGAATTCCTTTGGGTGTTACCTTTTCCTTTTTAATTACTTCACCATTAGTCAATGAAGTTGCCGTGGCGATGTTTATAGGTATGTTTGGATTAAAAGCAACCTTAATCTACGTTGTATCAGGTATTTTATTAGGGACCATAGGAGGTTGGCTGCTCGGTAAGTTCAATCTTGAACCTTTACTGTCTGATTGGGTAAAACAAATTCTTGTCAATAAAATGCAACAGGCAGAGTTCCAAGAAGAAAAAAGAACATTTCACCAACGTTTACCTGAAATTACAAATAGTGCTTGGGATATTGTAAAAGGTGTACTCCTTTATGTCATTATTGGTATTGCCATTGGTGCCGCCATGCATGGCTACGTTCCAGAAAACTTTTTTAATGAGTATTTAGGAGGTGGAGAATGGTGGACCGTTCCGCTTGCCGTAATCGTTGCTGTGCCTATGTATGCTAATGCCGCAGGTATTGTTCCAATCATAGAAGTTTTTGTAGCCAAAGGAGTGCCTTTAGGCACTGCTATAGCTTTTATGATGGCTACAGTAGGCTTATCTATTCCGGAAGCCACCTTGTTAAAAAAAGTAATGTCCTTAAAACTGATTGCTATCTTTTTTGGTGTGGTTACCCTGTGTATTATGCTTTCAGGCTTTGTATTCAACATATTATTATAAACTATAAATCAATAAAATTATGCGACAAACACTTCAATTATTAGTCATTCTAACCGTAGGTTTAATACTGACATCCTGCAACAGCCAAAACAAAAGTAGCGACCAATCTTTAGACCAATCAGTTTCTAAAATAGAAGTTATGGATTTCCACTCTACGCATCGCTGTATGACGTGCAATGCTATTGAGGCTAATACGAAATTCACATTAGACACTTATTTTTCGAACGAATTAAAAGCGGATAAAATTAGCTTCCAAGTCATAAATGTCGATGACGAAAAAAACGAAAAAATAGCAGAAAAATTTGAAGCTTCGGGTACCGCTTTAATCTTAAACGTGATTAAAAACGGAAAAGAAACCAAAATAGATTTAACCGAATTTGCTTTTATGAATGGCACAGAACAAGATGCGTTTTCTAAAGAACTAAAATCTAAAATTGATGCGCAATTAAAAACACTCTAAATGGAGTTTCTAAAAGCACTCTTAGAAAATTATAACATTCCCATTGTATCAGCCTTAATACTCGGACTAATGACAGCCATTAGTCCGTGTCCTTTGGCAACTAACATTACAGCAACGGCCTTTATCTCTAAAAATATTTCAAGTAAACGAAAAGTATTTTTCAGCGGCTTATTATATTCATTAGGTAGAGGCTTTAGTTATACTGCCATTGGATTCATCTTATATTTTGGTGCGAGTAAGTTTCATATCGCACGATTTTTTAATCAAAATGGCGAAAAATATTTAGGTCCATTATTAATCATCATAGGTTTAATAATGCTGAATATTATTAAACTCAATTTTTTAGGAACATCTAATTTTCAAGAACGACTATCCGAAAAATTTAAAGATAAAGGGGTATTAGGGTCATTTTTGATTGGTGTCGTTTTCGCTTTGGCATTTTGCCCTTATAGTGGAGCCTTATTTTTTGGGATGCTTATTCCCATGACCATAACATCTGCAGATGGTCTTTATTTACCCATAGTATTTGCCTTCGGTACAGGATTACCAGTGATTCTTTTCACCTATTTATTAGCTTTTACCGCAGGAAAAGTTGGAGTGTTTTATAATAAAATTACCAAAATTGAAAAAGCCATGCGTATTGTAGCTGGTGTTGTTTTTATTATCACTGGGTTATATTATGTGGCTATATTTACTGGGATACTAGCATAATTTACGATAAGAACTTAAGGCCTTAGTCACAATCCCTTTTTCTATCTCCTTTTAATTAATCGATGTATTTATGTATTGTAGTTAATCGAAAAAAATGAATTGATGTCTAAAGTTTGAACTAAATATGTTTATTATTGTCTCTCAAGCTACTAACCAATGAAACACTTTTTTCTTACATCATTCTTACTAATTTGCTTTTTAGATTTATTTAGTCAAAACGTGACTTTTGAGGATCCAAATTTCAAAAATTACTTAGTAAGCTCTATCTGTGCTGATCTAAACAACGATGGATATCCAGAATCTGTTGTGGATACTAATAATGATGGAGAAATACAAATTTCTGAAGCTGAAGCTGTTTTCATGCTAGAAATAAATGAAAATTGCTTAGCAATATCAGCAGAAGGGATAGCGGCTTTTACTAATTTAAATGAACTTTTGTTAGAAAACACAAATTTAAATACTATAGACTTAAGCTTTATTTCTCAAATCAGTGAATTAGAAATCTCAAGCAATCCCAATCTGACGTCTATTAGTTTAGGACAACTTACATCTGTTACTAGACATATAACCTTTGATTTAAATCCTAACCTTGAATCCATTGATTTATTAAATTTAACAACCGTTGGTGGTCGTTTTGTTTACCGATATAATGCTACAACATCTAATACAACTATAAACTTAGACTTAAACAGTCTCTCTAGCATAGGTAGTAGCTTATATATTACAAATAATGACTCAGTACTACCTATGAGTATCAATTTATCTAACCTATTTACGGTTAATCAATCTATGATTATTAATGATAATAATATCTTAGATATCGATTTAAGTAACTTAACTTATATCCATGGCTTTAGATTTATCGGTAACGATACTATAACGGATTTAAATTTGAGCAATGTAGTTTCTAATGAAGTCTATATAACGTCATCAGATGAGATTAGTATTCAGAGTTATAATCTAGAGTCTATAGATTTATCAAGTTTAGAATATTCTGTTGAACGCCTTATAATTAATGGTAATCTCATGGATGTCAATCTAAGTAGCCTCAACAATGTCGATGGTCATATCACGTTATCATTTGATTCGCCAATTCTTAGCTTGCCCAGCCTTCAAACAGGAGACATAACGATTGGTGGAGATGTGCAACATATTGATTTAAGCGCCTTAGAAACTGGTGGTCTATATGTGAACACAACAAATCATGATTTAAACACCATAGATTTAACAAATTTAATTGACGGAAGTATCAGTCTATCAAATAATCAATTGACAGAACTAAACCTCCCAAGTTTAATTAATGCTGTAGATTTAAACGTTAAATACAATCAATTAACTAGTGTTAATTTACCTCTACTAGAAACCGTAGAGGATATTTTATTTACAGGAAATCAATTAGACAATTTTGAATTAACTAATACTGTGGTTACTGGTAACTTAAATTTAAGTTCAAATCCATTGACAAATATAAATTTACAAAATAATACAATTCGAAATTTATCATTAAGCAATACAGAATTCTCTTCTTTAGACTTAAGCACCACAACAGTGGAGAGTTTTAGTATTTATAATAACGTAAATCTCTTTAATATAAACATTAAAAACGGGGACATCATGGAATCTGTTAATTTCTTGAGTGATCCCACATTAACCAATGTGCCCAATCTAGCATATATCTGTGTTGATGAAGGCGAACTAAACTACATTAGTGATTTTATTCCAGCTAACTGCAACATCAACACTTATTGTTCTTTTGTACCTGGTGGCCAATATTTTATTGTAGAAGGAGAAAATAAATTCGATTCCAATTCAGATGGCTGTGATGTCACTGATACACCATTTCCTAATTTAATGTATTCAATTTCAGATGGTACCATTGAAGAGATTAGCATTTCAAACAATAATGGAAGTTATACCATTCCATTAGAAGTGGGTAATTACACCATTACGCCAAACCTTGTTAATGAAGATTACTTCTCAATTAGTCCAGAAAATATCGCTGTAAATTTCCCAGACGAAAGCAGTCCTTACACTCAGGATTTTTGTATTACTCCTAATGGCATAAAAAATGACTTACAGGCCTATATTGTACCATTATCTTCGGCACGTCCTGGGTTTGATTCAACTTATAAGATTGTATATAGAAATGTTGGAAATACAATTTTATCAGGAAATGTAACATTCACTTTTGAGGACGACTATATGGATTTCGTTTCATCTGCTCCTGCTGTAACAAGTCAAAATGAAAACATACTATCATGGGATTATAACAATTTTCAACCTTTTGAGAACAGATCTATTCTTGTTACAATGAATCTCAATCCGCCAACGCACTTAACATTCCCCTTAAATAATGCGGATATTTTAAATTTTGATACGAGAATAAATCCTATTCCAAATGATGAATTTATTAGTGATAACAGCATGGGACTTAAACAATTGGTTGTTAATTCTTTTGACCCAAATGATATAACTTGTTTAGAGGGGCCACAAATTCTTGAAGACGAAGTTGGAACATATGTACATTACATAGTTAGGTTTGAAAATACAGGCTCTGCCTCTGCTGTAAATATTGTTGTTAAAACTATAATTGATGAAACAAAATTTGATAGCTCTAGTTTTATACCTCTAGATAGTAGTCATATTTATAGCACCAAAATAACAAATAATAATGAGGTTGAATTTATTTTTGAAAACATTGAACTCCCATTTGATGATGCCAACAATGATGGGTATGTTGTATTTAAGATTAAAACACTATCGACCTTAGATTTAGGAAACACCTTTGAAAGCACGGCTGATATATACTTTGATTATAACTTTCCAATTATTACGAATACTTATTCTACTGAAATTGTAAACGAAAGATTACATACCGATAAAAACAGTACAGACGCCATTCAAATATACCCAAATCCTGTTACAGATATTTTGAACATTGAAGGCACAAGTTTATTACAATCAATTTCACTGTATACTTTGTCTGGTCAATTAATTATAGAACAAACGGAATCTCTAAATAAGCTAGACTTAACTAATTTAAAAAATGGTTTTTACATGCTAAAATTGAAAACACCTTTCGGAGAAATGAATAAGAAGATCATAAAATTATAGCATATTATCTATTCTTCTCCTCAATCCACTTACTCATAAATTTGGTGCTTTGCATGGATTGCATCATAAATAATTGTCCGATAAAGTTGTTTTCGCGATGTGCATTTATATCCGTAGAAAGTTCTATTAGTTTAGATGCAAATCCTTTTTCAAAATTTACTTTATTGAAGCGCTGATGTATCACTTTAAAACCATGTTGTTGTTTTTGTTTCCAAGTTTCAGCATTATTGTAAAGTAAGACAGCTTTTTCAGCAAAAACTTTAGGGTTATCCGAGATAAAACCGTTAACATCTAGATGACCAAACATGCCTTCGGCTGCAATGCTCGTCATTGCACAAGGAGTTCCGTTTTGCATCGCGTCTATGAGTTTTCCTTTAAGTCCGGCACCAAATCGCAAAGATGCTAAGCAAACCTTGGCGTTTTTCATGACGTCATTGACGTCCTCAGCAAAACCTTTAATAAAAAATCCTTCTTTAGGTTTATGGAGTTGGGTCACTTTTTGCGATTCATAAGATCCATAAATATGCAATTCCGCTTTTGGTAATTGTTGTCGTATTATTGGCCAAATCGTTTGTTTTAAATACAATACGGCATCATAGTTTGGAGCGTGTAAAAAATTACCGATGGTTATAAAATGTTGTCGTGCTTCAAAAGTTGGTAAGTATTTTATATCGTCCTCTGAAATAGGCTGTAACAGAAAAGGCAAATAATACAGTAAACTTGTATCAATGTTAAATTGATTGGTTAAAATATCAATTTCAGCTTCAGAAATTATTAAACTCAGGTCACAACGATAGATACTGGCAATTTCACGTTTGGTAGTATCGTTTTGAAGATATTCTAATGTAACGACTTCATTTCGTTTTAACGCTACTTCCCTAGCCTTTCGTAAGCCATGAAAATCTTCGGTATCTAAAATTCGCAACGCATTAGGACATTGTTCTGAAACGCGCCAGCCATATTGTTCTTCCGTCATAAAACGATCAAACAACACAGCATCTGGATCTAATTCTTTTACAAATGCATCAAAAGACGAATCGTTTAAAAGAATCGGTTTGGTTTCAACATTTATGGTGTTTAAATCAAACGTATTATCAGACATTTTAGCTGCAGAAGAAAACGTCACTTCATAACCTTGATTTTGAAATTGCGTTATCAATTGAAGTATACGACTGCCAGCAGCAGAACTTTTGGGCTCTGGCCAAACGAAACCGATAACGAATAATTTTTTTTTCATGTAACAATTATAAAATTCCAAAAAATAAATCTAAAACACCAATTGGTCCGCATAGAATTTAATTTTTATAATCTTATTTTTTGATTAATTTTATCTCGAATAATTGGGACTAAATTAATCAATTTTCATTTGACCAAAGCAGAACTCTATAAGGAATTAAACTACGTCAACCATTCGCGCGATATGCGATTGAAGTACGCTCACCTTATCATTGATAATCCGGAATTGGTCGCACCACTTTTAGACATTCTATTTGATGTGGATGATAAAATTTCGTGCAGAGCCGCTTGGGTTTTTGAGTTTATGTGTGGTGAAAATTTAGAT encodes:
- a CDS encoding ArsR/SmtB family transcription factor, whose amino-acid sequence is MKRSLETIEYKENTEALAKFAKALGHPTRIAILKHLESQSCCFTGDLVDVFPLAQSTVSQHLKELKNAGLIQGELKSPKIKYCINQENWKIAKSLFQDFFD
- a CDS encoding thioredoxin family protein produces the protein MSRVIKILGTGCPKCKSMTSVVKEVVSENNVDATIEKVEDIMEIMKFNVMSTPALVIDDVITIKGRVPSKAEVLALLN
- a CDS encoding OsmC family protein, with translation MNYQVNASSLFNEDAVIHIKASDIAFGTTSKTADILPNPAELFLGSFAACMLKNVERFSAMMKFDYTKTTLHVSATRLEHPPRMENISYDLTIYTNDEKLNVDLLKKNIEKHGTIYNTIKLACSISGSIKTQNDV
- a CDS encoding permease, whose translation is MFDWLQHFADWLIYSVFGIEAETHLGIALNFFVYDTIKILILLFVIVFIMGIVNTYFPVERLKDYLNRKKLYGLEYFFSSIFGAITPFCSCSSVPLFIGFVQGGIPLGVTFSFLITSPLVNEVAVAMFIGMFGLKATLIYVVSGILLGTIGGWLLGKFNLEPLLSDWVKQILVNKMQQAEFQEEKRTFHQRLPEITNSAWDIVKGVLLYVIIGIAIGAAMHGYVPENFFNEYLGGGEWWTVPLAVIVAVPMYANAAGIVPIIEVFVAKGVPLGTAIAFMMATVGLSIPEATLLKKVMSLKLIAIFFGVVTLCIMLSGFVFNILL
- a CDS encoding nitrophenyl compound nitroreductase subunit ArsF family protein, with protein sequence MRQTLQLLVILTVGLILTSCNSQNKSSDQSLDQSVSKIEVMDFHSTHRCMTCNAIEANTKFTLDTYFSNELKADKISFQVINVDDEKNEKIAEKFEASGTALILNVIKNGKETKIDLTEFAFMNGTEQDAFSKELKSKIDAQLKTL
- a CDS encoding aromatic aminobenezylarsenical efflux permease ArsG family transporter → MEFLKALLENYNIPIVSALILGLMTAISPCPLATNITATAFISKNISSKRKVFFSGLLYSLGRGFSYTAIGFILYFGASKFHIARFFNQNGEKYLGPLLIIIGLIMLNIIKLNFLGTSNFQERLSEKFKDKGVLGSFLIGVVFALAFCPYSGALFFGMLIPMTITSADGLYLPIVFAFGTGLPVILFTYLLAFTAGKVGVFYNKITKIEKAMRIVAGVVFIITGLYYVAIFTGILA
- a CDS encoding T9SS type A sorting domain-containing protein gives rise to the protein MKHFFLTSFLLICFLDLFSQNVTFEDPNFKNYLVSSICADLNNDGYPESVVDTNNDGEIQISEAEAVFMLEINENCLAISAEGIAAFTNLNELLLENTNLNTIDLSFISQISELEISSNPNLTSISLGQLTSVTRHITFDLNPNLESIDLLNLTTVGGRFVYRYNATTSNTTINLDLNSLSSIGSSLYITNNDSVLPMSINLSNLFTVNQSMIINDNNILDIDLSNLTYIHGFRFIGNDTITDLNLSNVVSNEVYITSSDEISIQSYNLESIDLSSLEYSVERLIINGNLMDVNLSSLNNVDGHITLSFDSPILSLPSLQTGDITIGGDVQHIDLSALETGGLYVNTTNHDLNTIDLTNLIDGSISLSNNQLTELNLPSLINAVDLNVKYNQLTSVNLPLLETVEDILFTGNQLDNFELTNTVVTGNLNLSSNPLTNINLQNNTIRNLSLSNTEFSSLDLSTTTVESFSIYNNVNLFNINIKNGDIMESVNFLSDPTLTNVPNLAYICVDEGELNYISDFIPANCNINTYCSFVPGGQYFIVEGENKFDSNSDGCDVTDTPFPNLMYSISDGTIEEISISNNNGSYTIPLEVGNYTITPNLVNEDYFSISPENIAVNFPDESSPYTQDFCITPNGIKNDLQAYIVPLSSARPGFDSTYKIVYRNVGNTILSGNVTFTFEDDYMDFVSSAPAVTSQNENILSWDYNNFQPFENRSILVTMNLNPPTHLTFPLNNADILNFDTRINPIPNDEFISDNSMGLKQLVVNSFDPNDITCLEGPQILEDEVGTYVHYIVRFENTGSASAVNIVVKTIIDETKFDSSSFIPLDSSHIYSTKITNNNEVEFIFENIELPFDDANNDGYVVFKIKTLSTLDLGNTFESTADIYFDYNFPIITNTYSTEIVNERLHTDKNSTDAIQIYPNPVTDILNIEGTSLLQSISLYTLSGQLIIEQTESLNKLDLTNLKNGFYMLKLKTPFGEMNKKIIKL
- a CDS encoding glycosyltransferase yields the protein MKKKLFVIGFVWPEPKSSAAGSRILQLITQFQNQGYEVTFSSAAKMSDNTFDLNTINVETKPILLNDSSFDAFVKELDPDAVLFDRFMTEEQYGWRVSEQCPNALRILDTEDFHGLRKAREVALKRNEVVTLEYLQNDTTKREIASIYRCDLSLIISEAEIDILTNQFNIDTSLLYYLPFLLQPISEDDIKYLPTFEARQHFITIGNFLHAPNYDAVLYLKQTIWPIIRQQLPKAELHIYGSYESQKVTQLHKPKEGFFIKGFAEDVNDVMKNAKVCLASLRFGAGLKGKLIDAMQNGTPCAMTSIAAEGMFGHLDVNGFISDNPKVFAEKAVLLYNNAETWKQKQQHGFKVIHQRFNKVNFEKGFASKLIELSTDINAHRENNFIGQLFMMQSMQSTKFMSKWIEEKNR